A window of Aeromicrobium duanguangcaii genomic DNA:
CGGCCGTCTCGCACGCCGTGCGCACGCGACCGAACAACGTCCGGGTCTCGTCGACCGAGACGAACGGGACGTTGAACTCGTCGGCGAACCGCGCCGCCAGGGCCGGCGTGCGGCGCTTGCCCTTGCCGCCGATGATCACCGGGACGCGGTCCTGCACCGGCTTGGGTAGGGCCGGGGAGTTCTGCACCTGGAAGTGCTCGCCCTCGAACGAGAAGGCGCCCGAGGTGTCGGCCCACAGGCCGGTGATGATCTCGAGCTGCTCCTCCAGCCGGTCGAAGCGCTCGGGCGTGCCCGGGAAGGGGATCCCGTACGCCCGGTGCTCGTCGTCGAACCAGCCGGCACCGAGCCCCAGCTCGACGCGTCCACCACTCATCTGGTCGACACCGGCCACGCTGACGGCCAGCGGGCCGGGCAACCGGAACGTCGAGCTGGTGACGAGCGTCCCGAGCCGGATCGTCGAGGTCTCGCGGGCCAGGCCGGCCAGCGTGATCCAGGCGTCGGTCGGACCGGGCAGCCCGTCGCCACCCATCGCCAGGTAGTGGTCGGAGCGGAAGAAGGCGTCGAAGCCCGACCGCTCGCTCTCCTGGGCCACGGCGAGCAGGTCGTCGTAGGAAGCGCCTTGCTGGGGCTCGGTGAAGATCCGCAGTCGCATCAGGCGCGCGGCTCGTCGGTGGTCTTGTCGGCGCCGAGCGGGTACGGCTGGGCGGCCAGGTCGTCCGAGCCCGCCTCGTCGATATCGAAGGCGGCGGCGGCATCAGCCTCGGCGGCGTCGGCGCGCAGGCCCTCGCTGCTGGTGCTGTACGCGGGGGCGGCGGCATCGGCGGCATCGGCGTCGGCCGCGGCGGCCGACTGGCTGGCCGAGGTGGAGGACGAGTCGTCCTTCGAGAAGTCGGCGGCGGTCTTGACCTTCTCGGTCACGGTGCTGGTGACGTCCTTGGCCGTCTCGGCGGCGCGGTGGCCCACGTCGCTCGCGGTGGTCTTGGCCGTGTCCTGGGCCTTGTGAGCGGTCGCCTGGACCGGCTCGGTGTTCCAGACCTTCTCGGCCTGCTGCTTGATCTGTTCGTAGCGGCCGCGGCCGGCACGGGTCCCGAGGACGTATCCGACGCCGACAGCGGTCAACAGCGCGAGCTTCTTCACGGGGTCACTCCTTGGATCGAGGTGGGGTCGCCACCCATTGTTGCCCCATTCGGCCTGATCCTCATGTGGAGCGTTCGGGGGGTGATATCGCCCAGCCGATCGCGCGGGTGACGACGGCGCCCCCGGCGCGCACGGCCGTCGCCTCCGTCAGTGGCAGCCACGGCACCCGCAACGGGAGGCGTGCCCAGCGCGGCAGCAGGCCCACGGCGGCGGCGGCGAGCAGGCCGTACGGCGGGCGGATCGCCCACGGCACGGGAGGACGCAGCAACATGAAGCGGGCGGCCTCGCGGGCGGCGGGTGTGCTGCGCAGCTCGGGGCGGTAGTTGCGCAGGGCCTCCTCGAGTCCGGCGACGTCCTCGGGCAGGTCGGTGGCGCCCAGCAGCCGGGCGGTCACCGCGGACTGGGCGACGTAGGTGTCGCGCTCGTCGGCCGAGAGGCGCTGCGCCCCGTACCGATCGTGGGCGCGCAGGAAGGAGTCGGCCTCGGCCACGTGCACCCACCGCAGCAGGTGGGGGTCGGACGCGGCGTAGGGGCGGCCGTCGTCGGCGGTCCCGGTGATCCGCTCGTGGATCCGCCGCACCGCGCCGATCGAGCGATCGGCGTGCTCGATCGTGCCGAAGGTCGTCTCGGCGAGGAAGGCGCTGGTGCGCTGCAGCCGGCCCCACGGGTCGCCGCGGAACCCGGAGTGCTGGTCCACGCCGGCCATCGCCAAGGGGTGCAGGGACTGCAGGAGCAGCGCGCGGATGCCGCCGACGAACATCGAGGCATCGGCGTGCACGCGCCAGATCGGGTCGTCCGGGGTGAAGCGCCGCGGACCCTCGGTGCCGTGGATGCGCTCGCGACGCCGCGGACCCTCCGGCCCCGCCACGCGGGCGAAGATCGCCGACCCGGCCTGTGCGCGGACCTTCTCGATCATGGAACCAACGTAGTCCCGGCGGCACAGAGCCGCCGGGACTGCGGGGAATGGGGCCTCCGAGGGGGAAATGAGGCCCCGTGTGAGGGCCGGCGCCGGGGGGAACGCGTCGGCCACGACGGTGGGGCCGCCGGGATCAGCTCCCGGCGCGCCTCAGTGTTCGACCAGTTCGTCGGCCGACTCCACGTCCAGCAGGTCGCCCGTCGAGACGGTCGGCACGGCCACGACCACGCACTGGGCGTGCGTCAGGCAGTAGTGGCTCACCGATCCGAACAGGACCCGGCTGATGCCGGTGTGGACGCGGGTGCCCACCACGAGCATGTCCGCCTCACGAGAGGCCTCGACGAGGGTCGGGCCGGGGGCGCCCTGAACCACGTCGATGCGTCGCGGGCGACCGTTCGGATCCTGGGCGCCGATGGTCTCGGTCACCCAGCGGGCGGCGTTCGACCGGGCATCGGACTCGTAGGCCATCCACGGCACCTCGGCACCGGCCATGGCGACCGCGGCGTCGATCTGCCAGACGTGAACGATCTTCAACTCGGCGTCACGAAGCTCGGCCTCGCGGGCCGCCCACCTGAGGGCGGAAGCACCGGCGGGCGTCTCGTCGACACCGACGACGATGGTGTGGTTGCTGCTCATCGAATCGTTCCTTTCGTACCTTTCCATTGTGCGACGGCCTGACGCGAGGCAGCAGAGTCGAACGTCCTGACTTGGTGGGACCTTGGGCCCGACGCCGGGTGGGTACGGTGGGGCGCGTGGACGAACTGGACCGGAGCCGTTGGGAGAACATCGTCGACGCTGCGGTGGCGGTGACCTCGGACCTGGACCTCGACAGCCTGCTGCGGCGGATCATCGACCAGGCGCGTGAGTTGACCGGCGCGCGCTACGCGGCCATGGGCGTGCTGGGGCGCGATTCCGACGAGGACCTCGTCGAATTCCTCACCGAGGGCGTCGACCCGGAGACCGCGGCGCGGATCGGCCAGCTCCCGCGCGGCCGCGGGGTGCTCGGCGTCGTCCTGCGCGAGGGCAAGCCGTTGCGCCTCGACGACGTCGCGAACCACCCCGACTCGGTGGGCTTCCCGCCCCACCACCCGCCGATGGGGGCGTTCCTCGGCGTGCCCGTGCGCGTCAACGGCGTGGTCTTCGGCGACCTGTACCTCACTGAGAAGGAGGGTGGGTTCACCGCCGACGACGAGCGACTCGTGACGGGCCTGGCCGCCGTGGCCGGCACGGCGATCGCGAACGCGCGCCTGTTCGACGAGCTGGCCACGACCCGTGCCGAGCTCGCGCGCATGGCCGTCGTCGAGGACCGCAACCGCATCGCCCGCGACCTGCACGACCTCGTGATCGGCCGGCTGTTCGCCGTGGGTCTCTCGCTCGACCGGATCTCCCGCCACATCGACGATCCATGGGCCGGGCGGGCCTCGCAGGCGGTCGATGACGTCGACCGGGCCATCGCCGACCTCCGGGGCGCGATCTTCGCGCTGGGCTCGGATCCCGGCACCGACAAGGCGCGGTTGGTCCGACTGCTCAAGGCAACGGCCACGCCGCTGGGCTTCGATCCCACGATCGAGATCGAGGGCGACCTCTCACGCCTGGACATCGGGCTGCGTAGCGACGTGCAGGCCGTCATGAACGAGGCGCTCGCCAACGTGATCCGGCATGCGTCCGCCTCGTCGGTCTCGCTCAGCCTGGTCGTGGGTGACGACGGAGTCGTGGCGACCGTGACGGACGACGGGGTGGGGATGGGTGACCGGAAGCCCGCGAGCGGGTTGCGGAACCTCGCTGAGCGTGCCGAGCGCGCCGGCGGCACCTTCGTCATCGGTTCGGCCGACGGGACGGCTGGGACGCGTGTGACGTGGCGGGCTCCGCTGGACGTGCGCTGAACCATGTCGGAGAAACCCCCCGCCCGGTGCGCTCGGTGCCCTAGGGTTCGTGCCAACCTCCGTAGAAAGCGAGCCCGCTTCGCATGTTCCGTCTTACTCGCGCCATGAGCCCCACGGCGCTCCTCGTCAGCCTGCTGGCCCTCGTCGTCGCCCTGTCCGCCGGCACCGCCTACGCCGCCGCGAGGATCGGCACCGCTGATCTGAAGGACGGCGCGGTGACGTCGGAGAAGATCCGAAACCACACGATTCGGATGGGTGACATCCAGCCCGAGACGCGCGAGAAGCTCCGGGGCCTGAAGGGCGCCAAGGGCGCCAAGGGCGCCCAGGGTGCGAAGGGTCCCCAGGGCCCGCATGGTCTGCAAGGTCCGCAGGGCGATCCGGGTGCACAGGGTCCGCAAGGTCCGCAGGGCGACCCGGGTGCGCAGGGTGCGCAAGGTCCGCAGGGCGACCCGGGTGCGCAAGGTCCGCAGGGCGACCCGGGTGCGCAAGGTCCGCAGGGCGACCCGGGTGAGCGTGGTCCGCAAGGCCCCGCGGGTCGAGATGGCGTCGGTGCCTCGTCGTACACGGTGTCCCTCGCGACGCCCAACGGTCGGACGCTCAATCTCTCGAACGTGAAGGTGTACGTCTACTGCGGCTCCTCGCAGATGTACATGTCGCTGAGCAAGAAGAGTGGCGCCAGCAACAGCCTCAGCATCGACGGTTTGCGCCAGGTGGGCAGTGGCCCCCTCGAGCGTTGGGCCGCGCCGAACGTGGAGGAGACCAGTGAGCCTGGCGCGGGCGCCACTCGCGTCTGGGCGGATCTGATGGTGACCGACCATGCCACGGACACCATGGGCAAGCTGACGCTCAGTGGCACCAGGACTGGGGACACGTGCACGTGGCGGATCATCGATGCTCCGGCAGAGGCGGCGTCCTAGGCTGAGCCCATGACCGATCCGATCCGCGTCTTCCTGCTCGACGATCACGAAGTGGTCCGACGCGGGGTCGGTGACCTGCTCGAGGACTCCGGGACCATCACGGTCGTGGGGCAGGCGGGAACGGTCGCCGAGGCCGCCGAGGCCATCGAACGGCTCCAGCCGGACGTGGCGGTGCTCGACGCGCGACTGCCCGACGGCTCGGGCATCGAACTGTGCCGCCGGGTGCGCCTGAGCGCCGAGCGCACCGCGGTGTTGATCCTCACGTCCTACGAGGACGACGAGGCCCTCTTCGACGCGATCATGTCGGGCGCGTCGGGCTTCCTGCTCAAGCAGGTGCGCGGCAACGACCTGGTCGACGCCGTGCAGCGCGTCGCCGCCGGCCAGTCCCTGCTCGACCCCGCGGTCACCCGCTCGGTGCTCGAGCGGCTGCGCCGCCAGGACGCCCCCGATCCGCTCGCCGGCCTCACCGTCCA
This region includes:
- a CDS encoding LLM class F420-dependent oxidoreductase; the protein is MRLRIFTEPQQGASYDDLLAVAQESERSGFDAFFRSDHYLAMGGDGLPGPTDAWITLAGLARETSTIRLGTLVTSSTFRLPGPLAVSVAGVDQMSGGRVELGLGAGWFDDEHRAYGIPFPGTPERFDRLEEQLEIITGLWADTSGAFSFEGEHFQVQNSPALPKPVQDRVPVIIGGKGKRRTPALAARFADEFNVPFVSVDETRTLFGRVRTACETAERDPGSLVYSNALVLCAGSDEAEIARRAAAIGREVDELRENGLAGTPAEILDRIGQFADAGTERIYLQVLDLSDLDHLRLVAEEILPHV
- a CDS encoding oxygenase MpaB family protein, whose amino-acid sequence is MIEKVRAQAGSAIFARVAGPEGPRRRERIHGTEGPRRFTPDDPIWRVHADASMFVGGIRALLLQSLHPLAMAGVDQHSGFRGDPWGRLQRTSAFLAETTFGTIEHADRSIGAVRRIHERITGTADDGRPYAASDPHLLRWVHVAEADSFLRAHDRYGAQRLSADERDTYVAQSAVTARLLGATDLPEDVAGLEEALRNYRPELRSTPAAREAARFMLLRPPVPWAIRPPYGLLAAAAVGLLPRWARLPLRVPWLPLTEATAVRAGGAVVTRAIGWAISPPERST
- a CDS encoding universal stress protein, which codes for MSSNHTIVVGVDETPAGASALRWAAREAELRDAELKIVHVWQIDAAVAMAGAEVPWMAYESDARSNAARWVTETIGAQDPNGRPRRIDVVQGAPGPTLVEASREADMLVVGTRVHTGISRVLFGSVSHYCLTHAQCVVVAVPTVSTGDLLDVESADELVEH
- a CDS encoding GAF domain-containing sensor histidine kinase, with translation MDELDRSRWENIVDAAVAVTSDLDLDSLLRRIIDQARELTGARYAAMGVLGRDSDEDLVEFLTEGVDPETAARIGQLPRGRGVLGVVLREGKPLRLDDVANHPDSVGFPPHHPPMGAFLGVPVRVNGVVFGDLYLTEKEGGFTADDERLVTGLAAVAGTAIANARLFDELATTRAELARMAVVEDRNRIARDLHDLVIGRLFAVGLSLDRISRHIDDPWAGRASQAVDDVDRAIADLRGAIFALGSDPGTDKARLVRLLKATATPLGFDPTIEIEGDLSRLDIGLRSDVQAVMNEALANVIRHASASSVSLSLVVGDDGVVATVTDDGVGMGDRKPASGLRNLAERAERAGGTFVIGSADGTAGTRVTWRAPLDVR
- a CDS encoding collagen-like protein, with amino-acid sequence MSPTALLVSLLALVVALSAGTAYAAARIGTADLKDGAVTSEKIRNHTIRMGDIQPETREKLRGLKGAKGAKGAQGAKGPQGPHGLQGPQGDPGAQGPQGPQGDPGAQGAQGPQGDPGAQGPQGDPGAQGPQGDPGERGPQGPAGRDGVGASSYTVSLATPNGRTLNLSNVKVYVYCGSSQMYMSLSKKSGASNSLSIDGLRQVGSGPLERWAAPNVEETSEPGAGATRVWADLMVTDHATDTMGKLTLSGTRTGDTCTWRIIDAPAEAAS
- a CDS encoding response regulator, whose product is MTDPIRVFLLDDHEVVRRGVGDLLEDSGTITVVGQAGTVAEAAEAIERLQPDVAVLDARLPDGSGIELCRRVRLSAERTAVLILTSYEDDEALFDAIMSGASGFLLKQVRGNDLVDAVQRVAAGQSLLDPAVTRSVLERLRRQDAPDPLAGLTVQERKVFEQLRLGHSNREIAEHLFLSEKTVKNYVSTVLAKLGLERRAQVAAWKD